A section of the Choristoneura fumiferana chromosome 5, NRCan_CFum_1, whole genome shotgun sequence genome encodes:
- the r gene encoding carbamoyl-phosphate synthetase 2, aspartate transcarbamylase, and dihydroorotase rudimentary: protein MPYEELTCEVGPVCSLVLTDGSVFQGRSFGAQLPAEGEVVFQTGMVGYPESLTDPSYHTQLLVLTYPLVGNYGVPDEAERDEHAIPRWFESSRIWAAGLIVGEISKHASHWRAKKSLGSWLSAYGVPGLCDVDTRALTCRLRDGVTLGRIVQGVLPSRPLPPVSDPNTRNLVAEVSVKEAKVYNPNGDVSIMAIDCGLKNNQLRCLIKRNAKVTVVPWNHKIDPQNYDGLFISNGPGDPEICKQVVDNIRRVISSTNTKPVFGICLGHQLLSTAVGCNTFKMSYGNRGHNLPCTHSGTGRCFMTSQNHGFAVDGTTLPKDWKILFTNENDKTNEGIIHESKPFFSVQFHPEHTAGPTDLECLFDIFVEAVKAYKTNETYIIDKRITEKLTFTPTVTERPKKVLILGSGGLSIGQAGEFDYSGSQGVKAMQEEKIQTVLINPNIATVQTSKGLADKVYFLPITPEYVEQVIKAERPTGVLLTFGGQTALNCGVELQKSKVFEKYNVQVLGTPIQSIIDTEDRKIFAEKIHAIGEKVAPSAAVFSVDEAVNAALQIGYPVMARAAFSLGGLGSGFANNEEELRNLAHQAFSHSDQLIIDKSLKGWKEVEYEVVRDAYDNCITVCNMENVDPLGIHTGESIVVAPSQTLSNREYYMLRNTALKVIRHFGIVGECNIQYALNPSSEQFYIIEVNARLSRSSALASKATGYPLAYVAAKLALSIPLPEIKNSVTGVTTACFEPSLDYCVVKIPRWDLAKFTRVSTKIGSSMKSVGEVMSIGRNFEEAFQKALRMVDENVNGFDPNIKEVNENELSEPTDKRMFVLAAALKKNYTVENLYELTKIDRWFLEKFKNIISYYNILENVSHSSITIDILKNAKQIGFSDKQIANAIKSTELAVRKLREELKITPVVKKIDTVAAEWPASTNYLYLTYNGTKHDLEFPGGFVMVLGSGVYRIGSSVEFDWCAVGCLRELRNQGRNTIMVNYNPETVSTDYDMSDRLYFEEISFEVVMDIYNIEHPDGVVLSMGGQLPNNIAMDLHRQQAKILGTSPDMIDNAENRFKFSRMLDRKNILQPRWKELTDLESATSFCDEVGYPCLVRPSYVLSGAAMNVAYSSQDLEAYLKSASKVSKDHPVVISKFIMDAKEIDVDVVAADGIIVCMAVSEHVENAGVHSGDATLVTPPQDINSETLDKIKGIAGIIAETLDVSGPFNMQLIAKDNELKVIECNVRVSRSFPFVSKTLDHDFVAVATKVILGLPVEPVNVMGGCGKVGVKVPQFSFSRLAGADVTLGVEMASTGEVACFGENRYEAYLKSMMSTGFRIPRKAILLSVGSFKHKMELLPSVQTLHKMGFKLYASMGTGDFYTEHGVEVESVQWTFDHIGDPEDDRSDGELMHLADFIARRQLDLVINLPMRGGARRVSSFTTHGYRTRRLAVDYAVPLVTDVKCAKLLVQAMLKCGGVPAMKTHTDCMTSRNIIKLPGFIDVHVHAREPGATYKEDFASCTAAALAGGITMICAMPNTNPPVIDRASYDYASTLTRVSARCDYALFMGASTTNCETAAEMAPQAAALKMYLNETFTTLKLDDMTVWQRHLQNWPKKMPICAHAEREKTGAIILMASMLDRSIHICHVARKEEILIIKAAKERGLKVTCEVCPHHLFLNTDDIDHIGKGRAEVRPVLCSPEDQAELWKNMDIIDVFATDHAPHSVAEKDAEKALPGFPGLETILPLLLNAVHEGRLTIDDIINKFHRNPRKIFNLPEQPNTYVEVDMDFEWTIPESMDFTKSKWTPFAGMQVCGSVHRVTLRGEIAYVEGQVLVPPGFGQNVRDWPAPKKHTFPVYAVEKVEKELSRPNSALEFHNPADLTRLSDLEVDQMELKPEGKLNVHFNEASALRSVSPLLGQSITRQRHDSSSYYNPPQVSVSQRQRSDLFGKSILTVDSFSKETLNDIFNLAQFMKTSVSKGRFLDDVLRGKVMSSVFYEVSTRTSCSFAAAMQRLGGSVIHTDATSSSAKKGETLEDSVAVLASYSDVVVLRHPEPGAVERASRHCRKPIINAGDGVGEHPTQALLDVFTIREEIGTVNGVTITMVGDLKNGRTVHSLARLLTLYQVTLQYVSPPGLGMPKHITDFVASKGIPQKVFERLEDVLADTHVLYMTRIQRERFESQEEYEKASGVLVVTPQLMTRARRRMVVMHPLPRLDEISADFDSDPRAAYFRQAEYGMYVRMALLSMVAGVNPLV, encoded by the exons TATTCCAGACGGGGATGGTCGGATACCCAGAGTCGCTGACTGATCCATCGTATCACACACAGCTACTGGTGCTCACTTACCCCCTGGTGGGCAATTACGGAGTGCCAGACGAAGCTGAGCGCGATGAGCATGCCATTCCGCG GTGGTTTGAATCAAGTCGTATATGGGCAGCAGGATTGATTGTTGGTGAAATAAGCAAACATGCGAGTCATTGGCGTGCTAAAAAATCCCTGGGGTCGTGGTTATCTGCTTACGGAGTGCCGGGCCTCTGTGACGTGGACACCAGGGCCTTGACCTGTCGCTTACGGGACGGAGTTACCCTGGGCCGTATAGTTCAAGGAGTCCTCCCATCTCGTCCGCTGCCTCCTGTATCTGATCCAAATACTAGAAACTTAGTTGCCGAAGTGTCTGTTAAG GAAGCAAAAGTTTACAATCCAAATGGCGATGTATCGATCATGGCTATAGATTGTGGGCTTAAAAACAATCAATTACGATGCTTGATCAAAAGAAATGCAAAAGTAACGGTAGTGCCATGGAATCATAAAATAGATCCCCAGAATTATGACGGATTGTTTATAAGCAATGGTCCTGGTGATCCAGAAATATGTAAACAAGTTGTGGACAATATTCGCCGAGTGATAAGTTCGACCAATACAAAACCAGTTTTTGGCATTTGCCTTGGACATCAGTTACTATCAACTGCTGTAGGATGTAACACTTTCAAAATGAG TTACGGAAACCGAGGACATAATTTGCCCTGCACACATAGTGGTACGGGAAGATGCTTTATGACATCACAGAACCACGGATTTGCCGTCGATGGCACCACTTTACCGAAAGACTGGAAAATCCTTTTTACAAATGAAAATGACAAAACAAATGAAGGTATTATACATGAGTCAAAGCCATTCTTCAGTGTGCAATTTCATCCTGAACACACAGCAGGCCCAACCGACTTAGAATGTctgtttgatatttttgtcGAGGCTGTAAAAGCCTACAAAACAAATGAAACATACATTATTGACAAGAGGATTACAGAAAAACTTACGTTTACTCCCACAGTAACTGAAAGACCGAAAAAAGTTCTTATTCTTGGTTCAGGGGGCTTGTCTATCGGCCAGGCCGGAGAATTTGATTACTCCGGATCGCAAGGAGTAAAAGCAATGCAAGAAGAAAAAATTCAGACTGTGTTAATAAATCCAAATATTGCTACCGTTCAAACCTCAAAAGGTTTAGCAGATAAAGTATATTTTCTCCCAATCACCCCTGAATACGTAGAACAAGTGATCAAAGCTGAACGGCCGACGGGGGTTTTACTTACGTTTGGAGGTCAAACTGCATTGAATTGTGGTGTTGAATTGCAAAAATCcaaagtttttgaaaaatacaaTGTTCAAGTTTTAGGAACACCAATACAATCTATAATTGATACAGaggatagaaaaatatttgcagaAAAAATTCATGCTATTGGTGAGAAAGTAGCTCCAAGTGCTGCAGTGTTTTCTGTTGATGAAGCTGTTAACGCTGCTCTTCAAATCGGATACCCAGTCATGGCTCGAGCCGCTTTTTCTCTGGGGGGGCTAGGTTCTGGTTTTGCAAATAATGAAGAAGAACTGAGAAACTTAGCTCATCAAGCTTTTTCACATTCTGACCAATTGATAATTGATAAATCACTAAAAGGTTGGAAGGAAGTCGAATACGAAGTCGTGAGAGATGCTTATGATAATTGTATAACTGTTTGTAACATGGAAAACGTTGATCCTCTTGGAATTCACACTGGGGAATCGATTGTTGTAGCACCAAGTCAAACTCTTTCGAATCGAGAGTACTACATGTTAAGAAATACTGCTTTGAAAGTTATAAGGCATTTCGGAATCGTTGGCGAGTGTAATATACAATACGCCCTCAATCCTAGTTCAGAACAATTCTACATCATAGAAGTGAATGCAAGGTTATCAAGAAGTTCAGCTTTGGCTAGCAAAGCTACCGGGTACCCCTTAGCATATGTTGCGGCAAAATTAGCCCTTAGTATACCACTTCCTGAAATAAAGAATTCAGTAACCGGTGTGACTACGGCCTGCTTTGAACCAAGTTTGGATTACTGCGTTGTTAAGATACCACGATGGGATTTGGCTAAATTCACAAGGGTTAGTACTAAAATAGGAAGCTCCATGAAGAGTGTTGGAGAAGTCATGTCCATTGGGAGAAATTTTGAAGAGGCCTTTCAAAAAGCATTGCGAATGGTAGACGAGAACGTTAATGGCTTTGATCCTAATATCAAAGAAGTAAATGAAAATGAGTTGAGTGAACCAACCGATAAACGTATGTTTGTCCTGGCTGCTGCCCTCAAAAAGAATTACACAGTTGAAAATCTTTACGAATTGACAAAAATTGACAGATGGTTCTTAgagaagtttaaaaatattatcagCTATTACAATATTCTTGAAAATGTCAGTCACAGTTCAATAACAATAGACATACTAAAAAACGCAAAACAGATTGGATTTTCAGATAAACAAATAGCTAATGCTATAAAAAGTACCGAATTAGCAGTCAGAAAATTGAGAGAAGAACTTAAAATAACTCCAGTTGTTAAAAAGATTGATACTGTTGCTGCAGAGTGGCCGGCTTCGACCAACTACTTGTATTTAACGTACAATGGAACCAAGCACGATTTAGAATTTCCTGGAGGATTTGTTATGGTCTTGGGATCGGGCGTATACAGAATAGGAAGCTCTGTTGAATTTGATTGGTGCGCGGTAGGTTGTCTTAGGGAATTGCGCAACCAAGGTAGAAACACGATAATGGTCAATTATAATCCGGAAACTGTTAGTACTGATTACGATATGAGCGATCGGCTATATTTCGAGGAAATATCTTTTGAAGTGGTAATGGACATCTATAACATAGAACATCCTGACGGTGTTGTGTTGTCTATGGGAGGACAACTCCCGAATAACATTGCTATGGATTTGCATCGGCAGCAAGCGAAGATCTTAGGGACATCACCAGATATGATTGACAATGCTGAAAATAGATTTAAATTCTCTCGCATGCTCgacagaaaaaatatattacaaccACGGTGGAAAGAACTTACCGACCTCGAGTCTGCAACAAGTTTTTGCGATGAAGTTGGTTATCCGTGCTTGGTCAGACCCTCATATGTACTGAGTGGAGCAGCTATGAATGTGGCATATTCTAGTCAAGATTTAGAAGCTTACCTTAAGTCAGCTAGCAAAGTGAGTAAAGACCACCCAGTAgtgatttcaaaatttataatggACGCTAAGGAAATTGATGTCGATGTTGTTGCAGCAGACGGTATTATTGTATGTATGGCTGTATCTGAACACGTAGAAAATGCAGGTGTTCATTCTGGTGATGCCACGTTAGTAACACCACCACAAGATATAAATTCAGAAACATTAGATAAAATCAAAGGAATTGCTGGAATTATTGCCGAAACACTTGACGTTAGCGGCCCATTTAATATGCAATTGATAGCAAAAGATAACGAACTTAAAGTAATTGAATGTAATGTTCGAGTATCTCGATCATTCCCATTTGTTTCGAAAACACTGGACCATGATTTTGTTGCTGTTGCAACCAAAGTTATTTTAGGTTTACCCGTAGAGCCTGTTAACGTCATGGGAGGATGTGGAAAAGTGGGTGTAAAAGTGCCACAATTTTCATTTTCGAGACTGGCTGGTGCAGATGTGACATTAGGTGTTGAAATGGCATCAACGGGAGAGGTGGCTTGTTTCGGTGAAAACCGATATGAAGCTTATTTGAAATCAATGATGAGCACAGGCTTCAGGATACCAAGAAAAGCCATCTTATTGTCAGTTGGGTCATTTAAG CACAAAATGGAATTATTGCCCAGCGTTCAAACCTTACACAAAATGGGCTTTAAACTTTATGCCAGTATGGGCACCGGTGATTTTTATACTGAACACGGTGTAGAG GTTGAAAGTGTACAATGGACTTTCGATCACATTGGAGATCCAGAAGACGATCGCTCGGACGGAGAGCTCATGCATCTGGCAGATTTTATAGCGAGACGTCAATTAGACCTCGTTATCAATTTGCCAATGAGAGGGGGTGCGCGTCGCGTTTCCTCTTTTACCACACATGGGTATCGGACACGGCGATTGGCTGTTGATTATGCTGTGCCTCTGGTTACTGATGTTAAATGCGCAAAATTATTAGTACAG GCTATGCTAAAGTGCGGGGGCGTACCGGCTATGAAAACTCACACGGACTGCATGACATCacgtaatataattaaattacctgGTTTTATTGATGTCCACGTTCATGCCCGTGAACCCGGCGCAACATACAAAGAAGACTTTGCGTCCTGCACCGCAGCTGCGCTGGCTGGTGGAATCACGATGATTTGTGCTATGCCAAACACTAATCCCCCGGTCATTGATCGGGCATCCTATGACTACGCTTCTACGCTGACACGAGTGAGTGCACGTTGTGACTATGCTCTATTTATGGGCGCTTCCACCACCAACTGCGAAACAGCTGCGGAAATGGCACCCCAAGCCGCAGCcttaaaaatgtatctcaacGAAACATTTACAACTTTGAAATTGGATGACATGACTGTATGGCAACGCCATCTTCAAAACTGGCCTAAAAAAATGCCAATTTGTGCCCATGCGGAACGTGAAAAGACGGGAGCTATTATTTTAATGGCATCAATGCTTGATCGATCGATTCATATATGTCATGTAGCTCGCAAAGAAGAAATTTTGATTATTAAGGCCGCCAAAGAGAGAGGCCTCAAGGTCACTTGCGAAGTATGTCCTCATCACTTGTTTTTGAACACAGATGACATTGATCATATAGGTAAAGGGCGTGCAGAAGTACGACCAGTTCTTTGCAGCCCCGAAGACCAAGCAGAACTTTGGAAAAATATGGATATCATTGATGTGTTTGCTACTGATCATGCTCCACATTCTGTGGCAGAAAAAGACGCAGAAAAAGCTTTACCCGGCTTTCCAGGCCTTGAAACTATTTTACCTTTGCTATTAAATGCTGTACACGAAGGTCGTCTAACAATAGATGACATAATCAATAAATTTCACAGGAATCCaagaaaaatattcaatttgcCTGAACAACCTAATACGTATGTAGAAGTTGATATGGATTTCGAATGGACTATTCCGGAAAGCATGGACTTCACGAAATCAAAATGGACTCCATTTGCCGGCATGCAAGTTTGCGGGTCGGTACACCGTGTCACTCTACGTGGTGAAATTGCTTACGTCGAAGGCCAAGTACTTGTGCCTCCAGGCTTTGGCCAAAATGTTCGTGACTGGCCTGCTCCTAAAAAACACACATTCCCTGTTTATGCTGttgaaaaagttgaaaaagAACTAAGCAGGCCTAATTCTGCTTTGGAATTTCATAATCCAGCAGACTTAACTCGACTAAGTGACCTTGAGGTTGATCAAATGGAACTTAAACCCGAAGGGAAATTAAATGTGCATTTTAATGAGGCATCTGCATTGAGAAGCGTGTCACCTCTACTTGGACAATCTATTACGAGACAAAGACACGACAGCTCATCATATTATAATCCCCCACAAGTATCTGTTTCTCAACGGCAAAGAAGTGATTTGTTCGGTAAAAGTATTCTGACAGTTGACTCATTCAGCAAAGAAACCCTTAATGACATATTTAATCTTGCACAATTTATGAAAACGAGCGTGAGTAAGGGCCGTTTCTTAGATGACGTGCTACGGGGAAAGGTTATGTCTTCAGTATTCTATGAAGTGAGCACTCGTACAAGTTGCAGTTTTGCTGCAGCCATGCAAAGACTCGGTGGCTCCGTGATTCATACAGATGCCACTAGTTCTTCAGCTAAAAAAGGAGAGACATTAGAAGACAGTGTCGCAGTATTGGCCAGTTATTCCGATGTCGTGGTACTACGTCATCCGGAACCAGGAGCAGTCGAG CGTGCCTCCCGACATTGCCGAAAACCTATTATCAATGCTGGTGATGGTGTAGGAGAGCATCCCACTCAAGCATTGTTGGACGTGTTCACTATTCGAGAAGAAATTGGTACAGTCAACGGCGTGACTATAACAATGGTCGGAGATCTTAAAAATGGTCGCACGGTTCACTCATTAGCTCGACTTCTAACACTGTACCAAGTTACGCTGCAATACGTTAGTCCGCCAGGCCTTGGAATGCCGAAACATATAACGGACTTTGTGGCATCAAAAGGAATACCACAAAAGGTGTTCGAACGTTTAGAAGATGTGTTAGCGGACACGCATGTTTTGTATATGACTAGAATACAGCGGGAGAGATTTGAAAGCCAAGAGGAGTACGAAAAG GCAAGTGGTGTGCTTGTAGTTACGCCGCAGCTGATGACGCGTGCTCGCCGCCGCATGGTGGTGATGCACCCTCTCCCTCGCCTTGACGAGATCTCGGCAGACTTCGATTCCGACCCTCGTGCCGCTTACTTCCGACAAGCCGAGTACGGCATGTACGTGCGAATGGCCTTGCTCTCCATGGTAGCTGGAGTTAACCCCTTGGTGTGA